The Verrucomicrobium spinosum DSM 4136 = JCM 18804 DNA segment AAGATGACCAAGTCCAACTACAAGACTGGGCCCATGGCTGTGGAGATTGCCAGAAACCTGGCGTCCGCCAAGTTGCACCGGCCTCTTAGTACGGGCAAGACGGAGAAGGTGGGGGCATACGACTGTGATATTCACGAATGGGATTTTGGCGGCGGGATCAAGAGCAAGCTCTGGGTCGCGAAGAACTATCCCAACTATGAGGCGATCAAGGCGGACCTGGCCACCATGAGCGCCCTGGGGGGCGCGAATGTGCTGACCGATATCAATGGCATGGTGGTGAAGAACCACATCGATCTCGGCGGTGCCACCGCCACGACGACTCTGGAGGAGGCCAAGATCGATCCACTGCCAGACACCGACTTCGTGGTGCCTGCGGGCTATGTGCTGGAGGAAGGGAAGAAGTAAGCAAATCTGAGTGCAGGCCAAAGAAAACCGGGCTGCCCTGGAGGACGGCCCGGTCTTGCTGAAGGAGTCAAAGGTGAAAGACGGCGGGCCTATTTGGCCGGAACGGGTGCTGCGGTCGTCTTGGCCGCGGGCTCAGCTGGACTGGCGGTGCCTGCATGGCCCGCCTGCCAGAGCCAGCGTAGGGTATCAGGAAACAAAGAGGCGCCGTGCTTGCCGTTGTGGGTGCCTTCTCCCAGGACGAACTGATAGTTCCAGTCCGCGAACTTGAGCGCGGCGGCCATATCCTGATTGGCCAGAGGCCAGTTGCCAAACTGGTTGTCCAGGTCATTCTTGCCGTCCTGGAGGAACACGCGAATCTTGCGGCGGGATTCCAGGAGCTTCTGGAGTTCGGGCGTGTTGTAGGTGTTCTTGGCCACCTCCAGATTGGTCTTGCGGATGAGGGCCGGGTAGATGTAACCGCCGCGGATGTTCGTGAAGCTGCCGATGTGGCTGATCACTTTGCGGAAGGCATCGGGCCGCTCCCAGGCCACGGTGAAGGCGCAGATGCCGCCGCTGCTGCCGCCAGCGATGGCGCGCTGCTCGGGATCGTCCGTCAGTTTGTATTGCTTGCTCACTTCCGGAAGGATCTCTTCGAGGAGGAACCGGGCGTATTGATCAGAAGGCGTGTCGTACTCAAAGCTCCGGTTGCTGCGGGGCTTCTCGGTCGGGCTGGCTGCGGGGAAGCTGCCGGGACTGATGAAGATGCCGATGGTGACGGGCAAATGCTTTTTGTGGATCAGGTTGTCCAGTACGTAGGTGGCATTGTTGGGGCCCGTCTGCTTGGGATCGCCTTTGGAGGCGCCACCGTCTTGCAGCACGAGCACACTGGCTGGCGTGGAGCCGTCGTACTGGGCAGGCACATAGATCCACCAGTCGCGTGTCGTGCCTTCAAAGATCTTGGACTTCCAGGGTGGCATCGGGATCACCTTGCCGCGCGGCACGCCGTCCTGGGCGAGGGAGTCCGGACCCAGGACATATTGGTCATCCTGCGGTGCGGCGGAGAGGGATAGGGAGAGTGGGAGAGTTGCGGTGGCAGCGAGCAAGGGGAGCGCAAGGTAGAGGCGGGTCCGGGCGAAAGAGGAGGAGAGGGTGCGGAAGGTCATGGCAGGATGCCGGCGTGAAAGAAGGCGGCAGGCTGAGACGAACGGAGGGGCGGGCGGGGATCTTTCGGGGGGCGCGGGGGAGGGGGAAAGCTTGCCGGGAATGTAGAAGTGCCGTCCCGGCTCTTGGGCTGGACACTGGTTGGGCGGGCAGGCGGGGCGTGGAGATGCTGGTTGCGGCGAAGGAGAAGCTGGTGTCGTCAGGGTCCACACCTTGAATTCCCACCTGAGGACACCCTAGCTAGCTTCGCTGGTTGGCTCAACCGATTGAGGGGAAGATGACGCGGTCCGGAACAGGAATAAGGTGTCGAAATAAAGTGTCTGTCCCTTTGTCGGATGTGTGAACTCGGCTACCAATGGATGCGGGGATATTTGCCGGGCAGTGTCAAAGACCTCTCGGCCCTGTCTCGAGGAAAGGTCTCCGAGCGGATCGTTGGCAAGTTTCCTGTTGGTCAGGATGGCCATCGTCGGAATCCGTTACTTGAAACCATTCGTGGTGATCAGGTCGAGCGCATGCTTGCCAATCGATTCAAGCAAACCGTTTCTGCAAGGAAGCGGTGGCATCCCGGCGAACCTCTGCCGCCTCATCTAGTGTCCCTGGAAGCATGCCGGAATCATGCCACGGCATCCGAAAATGAATGCCATGGCATAGCCGAGGCAATCCCACAAGAATGCCCACCACCCACCACCCACCAGTATTAGAACACACACTCCGCGCGAGGGGGGCGACTCCTGGCCGACGGTGGACGAGGTGGTCGCCTACGCCGAGCAGCAAGCAGCCTTGGCTGTTCACTCTTCCAGGTGCGGCCCTCGTGGGTACAAAGTGTCTGTCCCTTTGTGGCTACAAAGAACGGCCGGAAGATTACGACGGCACTGCCTCAGAAGGGCTGTATGTCATTGCGGTGCGAGGTGATGGTCCGGACTACATCAGTATCGACACTCATCCCTCTCGATTGGGGCGCTGTTTTGACAGCTTTTCAGGCGATCATGCCACCGAGGGTAGTCGTGTCATCGCTCTGTCGTTTGCAGAAATGCTCAACAAACTCGTCGTCTGGAGGCAGGAGGGATACTTCTGGGAGGAGGAGTTTTATGGTTACTTTGGGCAACCGGATCCTTTGTTGAAGTTGCAAGGGCGGGGGCAAAAGCGCGTAAACCTTCCTTGAGGTGCTGATGCCACCGTGGCTTTCTCGATCAACTATGTCTTCAGTAGAGCTAACACGAGCGGCCCTCCGGGTAGTTTTCGAAACAAATGCCGAAGCAGGGTTGCCTCTCGACGATATTCGGAAGGTTCTCTCGTTTACAGAGAGTCTTCCGGATGGCGCTATGGTGCGTTACTTGAGTTTTGAGACTTCCTATGGACACACGGTTGAGGTCAACGACTCCGACGTTGGTTGGGAAAGCGTATTGGAAGCCGTGCCCCGTGTCCTGGAGGGCACGGATGGAGCTTTCTCCGCGGTTGGATTTCCCTTGCCAGATGAGCCTGCAGTGGTGGTTTATTCGCGTGATGCATGACTCTCGATCTGAACCAACCATCTTGTGAGCGAACGTGCAAGTTACCAAGCTCCCGTATGTGTGTGCTTGCGGTGAACAAGAACTGGAACCGACGAAGTACGTTCGAGCGATCGGAACATTGAGATTCATCGAGTGAACAAAGACGCGCGCCTATGAGATCTCTCGGTTTTACCCTCCCTGATGACTTGCTTGGCTATTGGTGGGTGGGGCATGGTTTCGAGGGTTCACCAGGTGTTCTCATTTTCGATGAGAAAGGGCATGCGGTACAGTTCCTTACGACGAAGGACCGACGCAAGGGGCAGTCGATCATGCGACTTTGGGTTAGGGTGGATGATCCGGTTACGTTGAGATTTCGGTTGTCGTCCAAAGGGGAGAGTTGGACGAGGACGATTGAGCGCACTGAATCCGGATTTACGATTTTTGCCGGGGATATCGCCTTTCCTGTCTGGCGTGCCGAACGGACTGAATTGCCTGGTTGGCTTGAGGCGGACTATCAGGCTGCGATTCAGAAAATGGTGGAGCAAGAGAATGACGCTTGATGCTAGATGGTTGCGGATGAGAGCCGCGATCCGACGTCCCTCCGGGACGGGAGATTATTGTGTTCGTAGTCCGGTGGTTCCCGGCCTGATGACAGGCCTCCACCACCGGCTAATTTCCGACGTCCCTCCGGGACGACTGCATATTGCTTCGAACTCCGTGCTCAAGGGACAACCTCCAGGCCGCCCCTCCGGGACGGGGGCTTTGAGAAGCGGGAAATGTTTGTAGGGTGTAACGAGCTCCAGCGCTTGCAGCCTCGCGAAGCGTCTTGGAGTGCGTGTGGCTCGACACCGCTTTGGCGGCTGTGGTGATGGGATAGAACCTTGGTTTGGGAGCAGGGGCGGTGCGTTGTCTAAAAGAGATAGAGGCTTTCGCGGGTGAGCGGCGCGAGGGGGGGTGCTTGTGGCCTAGCGAGTAGGCTTCGCCAGCTGGCAACGGTCGAGTTGGGCTTGCGTGCTTCTGTCGCAGGCGAAAGCGGCGTCAAGCCGCCAGCGCTCCAAGACACAGGCGTGCAGGGGGGCGGTGCCAGGGTGAGGGGGCAGCTTCTGCAAAGTGCGCAGGAGTGATGTGATCATGCTTTTGCGCGAAATTTTGCCCCAACCGCTTCGTTCTAGCGCGCGAAATCAGCATTGCTTTCCTATGAAGATGAAATTCTTTGGTTTGGTAGTGGTTGCGTTGAGTTCCGTATCCTGGCTTCGTGCGGCCGATCTGGTTCTCGCTGAGAAGGGGAAAGGGGCTCTTCCCATTGTCTTGGCGAAAGAGTCTTCAGCTTTCACGCGGGAGGCGGTGAAGGAACTGGCAGTTTCCATTGAAAAGGTCACTGGGGCGCGTCCGCAGATCATCGAAGGTGAGCCGGCGGTCGTGCCGCCACAGGCGATCTGGGTGGGGGTGCAGCCGGGTGTCGCGAAACTGTTTCCTGGAACGAACTTCGAGTTTCAACATCCTGAAGAGACGCTTCTGGCAGCGAACGACAAGCATGTGGTGATTGCGGGCCGGGATCGCTGGGTGGCTCCCAATGCACAGACCGAATACGGCACGGTGAACGCTGTGTACTCTTTTATGCAGGACCAGTTGGGCGTGCGCTGGCTGTGGCCAGGGGAGCTGGGGGAGGATGTGATTCCCAAGGAGCGCATTGTGATCGCACCGTTTGAGCAACGGTATCATCCCCAGATCCGTTCCCGGGAAGGGGTCTTTCACTATTCCAGCCTGGACAACAAAGGGTATGGCAAATCTCATGAGTGGACGCTCCGGCAGCGGCTCCAGTTGGGCTCTTTGGCCATGGAGGGCGGGCATGGTTTTGGAGACTGGTGGGAACGTTACCATGACAAGCACCCGGAGATCTTCGCCCTGCAGCCGGATGGCACGCGCAGCGGGTTCCCGAATCCCCGTACTGCAAAGCTTTGTGTCTCGAACCCGCTGGTCTTGAAGCTTTGGCTGGAGGACGTGGAGGCTGACTTGAAAGCGAATCCCGGCAAGACGGTCTTCAATGCGTCTCCCAACGATGGATGGGCCAGCGGTCACTGCGTGTGCGTCAATTGCCGGGCGTGGGATCACCCTGATGGTGAGCCAAGGCGCTTCAACTGGTACAAACTTGCTGAGGTGCACCCGGCTCTTTCTGACCGGGACGTGACCTTTGCCAACAAGGCAGGCGAATTGTTGAAAGCCAGGTACCCCGGAAAGGACTACCGTGTGCTCATGCTGAGCTATGGCCACTCCCGACCTGCGCCGGTAGCGGCCCGGCCCGCGGACAATGTGCTCATGACCTTGGTGGCGAACTTCTATGGCAGGACCGGGCTGGTGGATATCGGGTCCACAAGAGGTGACACGTATCGTGAGCAGTTCGATGCGTGGACCAAGGTTTCTTCGTCGTTTCTCTGGCGGCCGAACACCGGGAGCCCTGCGGGTTGGCAACAGGGCCTGCCCGATCTGTCCACCCAGCAGACGATCCGTGATTTGAAAGATGTCGCGGCGGCGGGTTGTGTGGGCATCTTCATTGATGGAGTCTGGGAACACTGGGCGACATTGGGCCCCCAATACTACGTGATGGCTCAACTGGTGTGGGATCCGAACAAGGATGCGCAAGCGATTCTTGCGGACTACTATCAACGTGGCTTCGGGCCGGCGGCTGGGCCGGTGAGGGAGTACTATGAGGCCCTTGAGAAAGCGCGCATGGCATTCACGGCCAAGAATCTCGACGGAGGGGTGTTCTTGTTTCCTGAACTCTACACTCCGGAGCTTCTACGCGAATCGCAAGGGAGGCTGGACCGTGCGGCTGCGGCGGTGCCTGCGGGGTCGGTGTATCAGCGTCGGGTGGCGTTTGTCCAGGTGGGGCTGGATTACACACGGCTGATCATGGAGAACGTAACGCTGATGGGGCGCTATTGGAAAAAGAAGGACGAGTCCGTGGCGAAGCAGGTGAGAGACAACTGGGCTGCCATCGACAAGCTGATCAATACCACCCCCTACGCGATCAATGTTGGTCCCGTCCGTCCGATCACGCCACGCATGGCAGGGCTGCATCCCGACTATCCGCCTGCAAAGGTGAAGAAGGCGCGGGCGGTGGATTTGGATTTGAATTAGCCGCGAGTTGAGGAGGGGGACGGGCTCGTGCTTTGTTCCCCTCTCACTCTGCCCAGCCATAGTACTGGGCCAGGACGTTCAGCAGCATCAGGATGATCAGACCCACCAGCAGTATTCTTGCTATCTGGGTAACGTCGGAGGTCAGGCGAAAGACATGATCGCAGCTCTGGCAGCGCATCGCTTTGCTGCTGCTGGCGCTCCATAGCAGGGAGAGGAGAAAACCACCCAACAACCAGGCCCAGATGCTGAAGTGTCGCTTGAAAGGCTCGGCATGGAGCAGGTCGTGGCTGCCGCACTTGGGGCAGGGATCAGAGGGCGGAGGCATGGAAACTGGACGGTGAAGAAATGTCTGTGTCGAATAAACGATGAATTGTACGGACCACAACGGCAAAGCAATGGGCGGGCGCGCTGCGCAAGCGAGCTTCAGAACCTGCTGCAAAGCTTCGTGATCTTCCTGCGTATGCATCCACGCATGCGACATCTTCTCTGTCTTTCCCTTGTCCTCGCTACTGCACCGCTCCCGATGCTCCACGCGCAGAGCGCGCCGTATGATGTCTTTCCCGCGGCGGAGGTGCCGTACTACCGGGTGAGGTATGAGGCTTCCAAGGAGCCGGGCGGATTGATCTTTCCGGTGAACTACACGGTCTGGATTCCGCCGGGGGTGAAGACCTTGCGTGGGGTGATCGTGCACCAGCATGGTTGCGGTGAAGGCTCATGCAAATCTGGGCTGACGGGGGCGTTTGACCTGCACTGGCAGGCACTGGCGAAGAAGCACGACTGCGCGTTGCTCTCCCCAGCGTATGAACAGCCTGAGAAGGCTGACTGCCAGATGTGGTGCGACCCCCGCAATGGTTCCGGTGCGGCGTTTGAAAAAGCGTTGGGAGCCTTGGGGAAGGCGAGTGGACATCCGGAGTTGGCGACGGTGCCTTGGGCGCTTTGGGGACATAGCGGGGGTGGACATTGGGCGGGGGGCATGACGCTGCTGCATCCGGAGCGGGTCGCGGCGGCGTGGCTGCGCAGCGGGGCCCCGCTGCTGAAGGCCAATCCTGAACGGTCGGCGATCAAGGCGCACACCCTCTCCCAGGCGGTGGTGCAGGTGCCGGTCATGTGCAACCTGGGTACCAAAGAGGGCGTCACGGTCAAAGAGGGGCGCTTCGCGGGAGTCTGGCCTTCGAATGAGACGTTTTTCAGCGAGCTGCGGGCCAGAGGAGGCCTGGTGGGCGTGGCGGTGGACCCGCTGACGAGTCATGAGTGCGGCAACCAGCGCTATCTG contains these protein-coding regions:
- a CDS encoding DUF4412 domain-containing protein; the encoded protein is MKPLSFLAALLLTLVPATGRADLTLVQKSNAPGAKNPLVMKVKGGKIRIDFGSDQTNMVDTATGEMIVLNHLTKKMTKSNYKTGPMAVEIARNLASAKLHRPLSTGKTEKVGAYDCDIHEWDFGGGIKSKLWVAKNYPNYEAIKADLATMSALGGANVLTDINGMVVKNHIDLGGATATTTLEEAKIDPLPDTDFVVPAGYVLEEGKK
- a CDS encoding alpha/beta hydrolase, translating into MTFRTLSSSFARTRLYLALPLLAATATLPLSLSLSAAPQDDQYVLGPDSLAQDGVPRGKVIPMPPWKSKIFEGTTRDWWIYVPAQYDGSTPASVLVLQDGGASKGDPKQTGPNNATYVLDNLIHKKHLPVTIGIFISPGSFPAASPTEKPRSNRSFEYDTPSDQYARFLLEEILPEVSKQYKLTDDPEQRAIAGGSSGGICAFTVAWERPDAFRKVISHIGSFTNIRGGYIYPALIRKTNLEVAKNTYNTPELQKLLESRRKIRVFLQDGKNDLDNQFGNWPLANQDMAAALKFADWNYQFVLGEGTHNGKHGASLFPDTLRWLWQAGHAGTASPAEPAAKTTAAPVPAK
- a CDS encoding DUF4838 domain-containing protein, whose amino-acid sequence is MKMKFFGLVVVALSSVSWLRAADLVLAEKGKGALPIVLAKESSAFTREAVKELAVSIEKVTGARPQIIEGEPAVVPPQAIWVGVQPGVAKLFPGTNFEFQHPEETLLAANDKHVVIAGRDRWVAPNAQTEYGTVNAVYSFMQDQLGVRWLWPGELGEDVIPKERIVIAPFEQRYHPQIRSREGVFHYSSLDNKGYGKSHEWTLRQRLQLGSLAMEGGHGFGDWWERYHDKHPEIFALQPDGTRSGFPNPRTAKLCVSNPLVLKLWLEDVEADLKANPGKTVFNASPNDGWASGHCVCVNCRAWDHPDGEPRRFNWYKLAEVHPALSDRDVTFANKAGELLKARYPGKDYRVLMLSYGHSRPAPVAARPADNVLMTLVANFYGRTGLVDIGSTRGDTYREQFDAWTKVSSSFLWRPNTGSPAGWQQGLPDLSTQQTIRDLKDVAAAGCVGIFIDGVWEHWATLGPQYYVMAQLVWDPNKDAQAILADYYQRGFGPAAGPVREYYEALEKARMAFTAKNLDGGVFLFPELYTPELLRESQGRLDRAAAAVPAGSVYQRRVAFVQVGLDYTRLIMENVTLMGRYWKKKDESVAKQVRDNWAAIDKLINTTPYAINVGPVRPITPRMAGLHPDYPPAKVKKARAVDLDLN